TTCTTAACGTTCGAGTCCCTTGGACTTGGATATCTTTAATTGGACTGGAAAACTCAAAGCTTGATTTCCTACTCATGTTTCACAGCTTTTGTATCAGGCAATGACGATAATCTATCATCAAATcttaattcaaaaaaatgtatttgttttgataaatactcttttttttaagtgaaTGTGTGACTCCCAAATTTTCATCTCAAGGACTCTTCAActatttttcctcaaaatatgTTGAATAAGCCACGTTTGAACTGGTGAGTTCTTTTCATAGGATGGTCGACGATGATGTGACCTCTTTTTCCGGATATTGACATTTCATAATCCGATTGCCTTGAAAGCTTTCTATGTATCTATTTTTGGATCTCTTATCGAAATTGAGACGAGCCTTTAAGTTCTGTCACGATTGAACAAGTTCGAACAAAAAGCCTTTCCGAAGATACtaactttgaaaaatttggtCTTAAAACACTTAACTTTAGCGTGACGCTCAATTCAACAAGCTAATCAGTACCACCGCCCAACTACGTCTAACTAGAGGAGATTAAGAACACGTGGCATGCAAATAAGTGTGTCGGAATCCCACGTGACGCTTGTTTCTCGGCTCAACCGGCAAGAAAACTTtgctttctcaaaaaaaaaaagaagaaaatcatGTATTTCGTGGGTAAGACTTTTCATAGGTAAACATGTAATTAAGTATTCCGCTCTGACAAATGCCTGCTACAAGGCTGTCACCTTCACATGGCCTGTTTGATTGATCTGCCCGTCGCATGACTGGGTGGGTTGCTTTAGTATACCGGGTCGGTACTCCTGTTGTTGGGCTTGATCCAAACCGCGATCGACACTGTTGGCGCACTCATGGCAAAGCGTGCCACGGCCTCCGCTCTGGATTTCATTTCCTCTGTCAAAGGAATGTTGGCGTTTTAGAAACCGGTTAGGCCTCTCAACAACCCGGGTCACTTCGGCATAGCCATAAGGGTCGGGAACAGTCAACCGATTGGAATACACGCTCCGGAAAGGCTGTCGAGGATTGGACTTGATGACCATGGGCAAAGAGGTCGACCAATCGGAATTCATGTGGTGTACATGTGGATCTTCAGCTGTGTGAAAGCTGGCCGCCTTTTCGAACTTTGAGTTTCTACCATGATCTGAGAGCTTGGTCTGAGGGGCAAAGGTCACATTGGACGATCTTCGGAAGTGAGGGTGAAGAGGTAGATCGGATTTCCGCCGTCTTTCCAACAATTCTTTCTCTGCCAAACCCAAAGCCTTGGGGGGAGCGAAGGACGTCCGGCGTGGGCCCTTAGGGCTGGGAAGTAAAAGACGCCCCGGTTCAGAGTCGGTGTCCTGAAAGGTGTCATTTAAAGACATCAGACTTGGTTCACGATGCCGTGGCATGAGCTGGTGGTCCATGGAGTAGCTCATTCGGCTCTTCTGAATGAACCTCTTCCGCTTTTGCTTTTCCAGCCCCAGTCCACTGGCATTGGTGTATCTGGCAGGCGGTGGAGGCGTGCCAATTTCCGAGGGAGCAGTCAGTGGGATCTTTAGCAAGTCCTTGGCCGATATCTTAGGCGCATCTCTAGCAAACATCAGCGTGGCGAAAGATGAGTCCGGAGAAGAGCATTCAACACTGGAGTCCTGGCCGTCGTTTGTCAAGCATTTCTGGCGCTCCACCACAGGAACTGGGATTGATCTCTGAGATGAGGTGGAGCGGGCCCTGCGCAAATTGGCTCTGGATCGCGTGCCAG
This genomic interval from Tigriopus californicus strain San Diego chromosome 6, Tcal_SD_v2.1, whole genome shotgun sequence contains the following:
- the LOC131882643 gene encoding uncharacterized protein LOC131882643; the protein is MPIFRLRRKAPSVSDSLAVVGLRKALLVGMLSNLGEEDDGEDDVDAKSESSCLADESSLGPSDKETQGPELEDPDIDNISKGVAGIYTDSSNTVTTSSSSFQSPSLKKTRRARSIVRQQSRVSAEFQNFDQARQSSSDDSTEASGTRSRANLRRARSTSSQRSIPVPVVERQKCLTNDGQDSSVECSSPDSSFATLMFARDAPKISAKDLLKIPLTAPSEIGTPPPPARYTNASGLGLEKQKRKRFIQKSRMSYSMDHQLMPRHREPSLMSLNDTFQDTDSEPGRLLLPSPKGPRRTSFAPPKALGLAEKELLERRRKSDLPLHPHFRRSSNVTFAPQTKLSDHGRNSKFEKAASFHTAEDPHVHHMNSDWSTSLPMVIKSNPRQPFRSVYSNRLTVPDPYGYAEVTRVVERPNRFLKRQHSFDRGNEIQSGGRGTLCHECANSVDRGLDQAQQQEYRPGILKQPTQSCDGQINQTGHVKVTAL